In a genomic window of uncultured Sphaerochaeta sp.:
- the nagB gene encoding glucosamine-6-phosphate deaminase, whose amino-acid sequence MRVIIQNDYENLSLWAARYIANRIRAFAPNANRPFVLGLPTGSSPLGTYAELIRLNREGYVSFADVVTFNMDEYVGLERDHEQSYYTFMWKNFFNHIDIKRENVHILDGTAEDLQAECSKYEDAIAAYGGIELFLGGIGSDGHIAFNEPFSSLSSRTRVKSLTYDTKVMNSRFFDHDLNKVPSQALTVGVKTVTDSREVIVLVNGHGKARALQATIEGGVSQSWTCSALQLHPKALIVCDEAACGELKVDTYKYFKDIESDNLSVENLLK is encoded by the coding sequence ATGCGAGTCATTATCCAAAACGATTACGAAAATCTATCCCTCTGGGCTGCTCGGTATATTGCCAATCGGATTCGAGCGTTTGCGCCGAATGCAAATCGTCCCTTTGTCCTGGGCCTTCCCACCGGATCTTCCCCTTTGGGCACCTATGCTGAATTGATTCGTCTCAACCGTGAGGGATACGTGTCCTTTGCCGACGTCGTCACCTTCAACATGGACGAGTATGTTGGGCTTGAGCGTGACCATGAGCAGAGCTACTACACCTTCATGTGGAAGAACTTTTTCAACCATATCGACATCAAGAGAGAGAATGTGCACATCCTTGACGGAACGGCTGAAGATCTTCAGGCTGAGTGCAGCAAGTATGAGGATGCCATTGCAGCCTATGGCGGCATCGAGCTTTTCCTCGGTGGCATCGGTTCTGATGGCCACATTGCCTTCAATGAACCCTTCTCCAGCCTTTCCAGCAGAACCAGGGTCAAAAGCCTTACCTATGATACCAAGGTGATGAACAGCAGGTTCTTCGATCATGATCTGAACAAGGTGCCTTCCCAGGCCTTGACGGTTGGCGTGAAGACGGTGACTGACAGCAGGGAAGTAATTGTCCTGGTCAACGGCCACGGAAAAGCACGGGCTTTGCAGGCAACGATCGAGGGTGGCGTAAGCCAGAGTTGGACCTGCAGTGCTCTCCAGCTCCATCCCAAGGCGCTCATCGTCTGTGACGAGGCTGCTTGCGGCGAGCTGAAGGTCGATACCTACAAGTACTTCAAGGACATCGAGAGCGATAACCTTTCGGTGGAGAACTTGCTCAAGTAA
- the mnmA gene encoding tRNA 2-thiouridine(34) synthase MnmA, translating to MKVLVGMSGGIDSSVAAYLLKQQGHEVMGVTMTIWNKRSHLERPLGSTSCFAPDKSEDIKAIKRICEKIGIEHQVLELSDLFEEVVLANFKNEYMDGRTPNPCIWCNAKIKFGAMVDYALQSGLAFDKFATGHYARITEENGRFSLTKAVDLKKDQSYFLYRLSQEQLARTLFPLGEMTKAEVRAIDVAQGFHKVYQEESQDFYDGDYTDLLEISNKKGNIVTKDGTVLGEHEGIWHYTIGQRKGLGIAAERPLYVLSLRSETNEVVVGFVEDTLQSTVHAGDVVWGRVSSLEGEIRVQAKIRSTGYPTQALAHQNEDGSITAVFQDEVKAATVGQSLVLYQGEHILCGGIIEQAW from the coding sequence ATGAAGGTATTGGTTGGTATGAGCGGAGGTATCGATTCCTCGGTTGCGGCATACCTGCTCAAGCAGCAGGGGCATGAGGTTATGGGCGTTACAATGACCATTTGGAACAAACGCTCCCACCTCGAGCGGCCTTTGGGCTCCACCAGCTGTTTTGCCCCTGACAAGAGCGAGGACATCAAGGCAATCAAGCGCATCTGCGAGAAGATCGGCATCGAACACCAGGTGCTCGAGCTGAGTGACCTCTTCGAAGAAGTGGTGCTTGCCAATTTCAAGAACGAATACATGGATGGGCGAACCCCAAACCCTTGCATCTGGTGCAATGCGAAAATCAAATTCGGCGCCATGGTCGACTATGCGTTGCAAAGTGGCTTGGCCTTTGACAAGTTCGCCACCGGCCACTATGCACGCATCACCGAAGAGAACGGCCGCTTTAGTCTTACCAAGGCTGTGGACCTGAAGAAGGACCAGTCTTACTTCCTCTATCGTCTCAGCCAGGAACAACTGGCCAGAACACTCTTTCCCTTGGGGGAAATGACCAAAGCTGAGGTGCGTGCCATAGACGTGGCTCAAGGTTTTCACAAGGTGTATCAGGAAGAGAGCCAGGATTTCTACGACGGTGACTACACCGATTTGCTGGAAATTTCCAACAAGAAGGGCAACATCGTAACCAAGGATGGGACTGTGTTGGGTGAGCATGAGGGCATCTGGCACTATACCATCGGACAGCGGAAGGGCTTGGGCATTGCTGCAGAGCGTCCCTTGTACGTGCTGTCGCTTCGCTCAGAAACCAATGAGGTGGTAGTTGGTTTTGTTGAGGATACCTTGCAGAGTACCGTACATGCAGGTGATGTCGTTTGGGGGAGGGTGAGCTCTCTTGAAGGCGAGATCAGGGTGCAGGCAAAGATTCGCTCCACAGGCTATCCGACGCAGGCTCTGGCCCATCAGAATGAGGATGGCAGTATTACCGCAGTCTTCCAGGATGAGGTGAAGGCAGCAACGGTGGGACAATCCTTGGTGCTCTACCAAGGAGAGCATATTCTGTGCGGAGGAATCATCGAGCAAGCATGGTGA
- a CDS encoding phosphatase PAP2 family protein, giving the protein MQEAIMLFFLNIANPFLDAFANIASIVGEQTFVIAVIIYIYWNHDKKKGFTLFSSILLAVLSMGILKAIVRSPRPFQVLESIDGKRLETATGYSFPSGHTTTGAAFYTSLALAFRKRGFSIFCAIMMTLVGLSRLYLGVHWPIDVFAGLLLGILISLFAKQKLDALYDQGEKRNRFALVFGLIMFVSGALMSILLNVHAIDEVAFTDLMKILALGSGGYLGFVFEEKKVDFTTQASVKIQISRYLVGLVGVLLILGAKKVIPESLYAVGGFVRYTLVGLWATGLFPFIGRSLRLFSGSR; this is encoded by the coding sequence ATGCAAGAAGCCATCATGCTGTTCTTTCTGAACATTGCAAACCCCTTCCTTGATGCATTCGCCAACATCGCCTCCATCGTAGGAGAGCAGACCTTTGTCATTGCGGTCATCATCTACATCTACTGGAACCATGACAAAAAGAAGGGGTTCACCCTTTTCTCCTCCATTCTCCTGGCAGTGCTGTCCATGGGAATCCTCAAGGCCATTGTTCGCTCCCCCAGGCCCTTCCAGGTGCTTGAGTCCATTGATGGCAAGCGCTTGGAAACTGCTACCGGCTACTCCTTCCCAAGCGGACACACCACCACAGGGGCAGCGTTCTATACATCGCTGGCCCTCGCTTTCAGAAAACGCGGTTTCAGCATCTTCTGTGCGATCATGATGACACTGGTTGGCCTCAGCCGCCTGTATCTGGGCGTTCACTGGCCCATTGATGTCTTTGCCGGCCTGCTGCTGGGAATATTGATCAGTCTTTTTGCCAAGCAGAAGCTCGACGCACTCTATGACCAAGGGGAGAAACGCAACCGTTTTGCCCTGGTCTTCGGCCTGATCATGTTTGTCTCCGGTGCCCTGATGAGCATACTGCTCAATGTACATGCTATTGATGAAGTGGCATTCACCGATCTCATGAAAATTCTCGCACTTGGCTCCGGGGGGTATCTCGGGTTCGTGTTTGAGGAGAAGAAAGTCGACTTCACCACCCAAGCAAGCGTGAAAATCCAGATCAGTCGCTACCTCGTCGGCCTAGTGGGTGTACTGCTGATCCTGGGGGCGAAGAAAGTCATCCCCGAATCCCTCTATGCTGTCGGGGGCTTTGTCCGCTACACCTTGGTGGGTTTGTGGGCAACCGGCCTCTTCCCGTTCATAGGAAGAAGTCTGCGTCTTTTCTCTGGTTCTCGATGA
- a CDS encoding exonuclease domain-containing protein, producing MNYVALDFETANSYPGGACSVALARFDEEGTLLDTYYTLIHPKQPYFDPGMTAVHQLKDEECLAAPEFDAIWPDMRTFIGRDLLVAHNAVFDMGVLKGCFEAYDLEARQMSYLCTLVISRKVWPKMLSYKLSYLVDYFGMEYQAHYALDDAIMCGKIMHKLCYGHLNEMLDLRRFLITKGIEPKFIENQRKDADFFL from the coding sequence GTGAACTATGTAGCATTGGATTTTGAGACGGCAAACAGCTACCCTGGTGGTGCTTGTTCAGTTGCGTTGGCTCGCTTTGATGAGGAAGGGACCCTGTTGGATACCTATTACACCCTCATCCACCCCAAGCAGCCGTATTTCGACCCGGGAATGACAGCGGTGCATCAGCTTAAGGATGAGGAGTGTCTTGCAGCCCCTGAATTTGATGCCATTTGGCCGGACATGAGGACCTTCATCGGTAGGGACCTCTTGGTTGCCCACAATGCAGTATTTGATATGGGCGTACTCAAGGGCTGTTTCGAAGCGTATGACTTGGAAGCGCGTCAAATGAGTTATCTCTGCACGCTGGTCATCTCACGCAAGGTTTGGCCGAAGATGCTCAGCTACAAGCTCTCCTACTTGGTCGATTACTTTGGCATGGAGTATCAGGCACACTATGCCCTGGATGATGCGATCATGTGCGGAAAGATCATGCACAAGCTCTGCTATGGTCATCTCAATGAGATGCTCGACCTGCGCAGGTTTCTCATCACCAAGGGCATTGAGCCGAAGTTCATCGAGAACCAGAGAAAAGACGCAGACTTCTTCCTATGA
- a CDS encoding L-serine ammonia-lyase, iron-sulfur-dependent, subunit alpha: MDTYLNLLRKELRPAMGCTEPAASALAGAKAAELLGVKPTSLTVVTSRDMVKNAMGVGLPNCSLKGIQAAVALGACGGDTSKGLSILSELSDDQIACAGAVPVGLSIGTDIPSLYIKVIAKHDNLSSVAIISGEHDRFSYLEQDGKELLNLPVDTCGTVLAEEDERLVGAASLADLLDYVKTAPQEALDLVLEAQETNMAIARHSLDHSYGLSVGRIAAEPIGKEPKSLAEAFCLGSAMAAAASDARMAGCPLPVIINSGSGNQGITLTVPVAVVASYLKSSKETFARALLLGQMIGLGLTARKNRLSALCGAFTAAIGTSCSLVYLLGGELEEMDRAFNTMVGNLTGIICDGAKMTCALKIYSCVEAANLACKLAFRGLSPGNESGIVGKTSRESMDFLSRISHEGMEETDKTILSIMLGKQS; this comes from the coding sequence ATGGATACATACCTCAACCTATTGAGAAAAGAATTGCGTCCCGCCATGGGATGCACTGAACCTGCAGCTTCTGCTCTTGCAGGAGCGAAAGCTGCAGAATTGCTGGGAGTCAAGCCTACTTCGCTTACCGTTGTGACAAGCCGTGACATGGTCAAGAATGCCATGGGAGTAGGGCTTCCAAACTGCTCCCTGAAGGGTATTCAGGCAGCGGTTGCGCTTGGCGCATGCGGAGGTGATACCTCCAAGGGCTTGAGTATTCTCAGTGAGCTCAGCGATGACCAAATTGCATGTGCTGGTGCTGTTCCTGTTGGACTTAGTATAGGAACTGACATCCCTTCCCTGTATATCAAAGTTATTGCAAAGCACGACAATCTTAGTTCTGTTGCCATAATCAGCGGGGAGCACGATCGTTTCAGCTATCTTGAGCAAGACGGGAAAGAGCTCCTGAACCTTCCTGTCGACACGTGTGGAACGGTACTTGCAGAAGAAGACGAGCGCCTGGTTGGGGCTGCCTCGCTTGCCGATCTGCTGGATTACGTGAAAACTGCACCCCAAGAAGCCCTTGATCTGGTCCTTGAGGCCCAAGAGACCAATATGGCCATTGCCCGCCACTCACTGGACCACAGCTATGGACTTTCAGTAGGCAGGATTGCTGCTGAGCCCATAGGAAAGGAACCGAAAAGCCTAGCCGAGGCATTCTGCTTGGGGTCAGCCATGGCGGCTGCTGCCAGCGATGCCCGTATGGCGGGCTGTCCGCTTCCTGTCATCATCAACAGCGGAAGTGGCAATCAGGGGATAACCCTGACTGTTCCTGTAGCTGTTGTGGCATCCTACCTGAAAAGTTCCAAAGAAACGTTTGCCCGTGCTCTGTTGCTTGGGCAAATGATCGGACTGGGTCTGACTGCCCGAAAGAACCGGCTCAGTGCGCTTTGTGGAGCGTTCACCGCTGCAATAGGGACCTCCTGCAGCCTTGTGTATCTGCTTGGGGGAGAGCTTGAGGAGATGGATCGTGCCTTCAACACCATGGTGGGCAACCTTACCGGTATCATCTGTGACGGGGCGAAGATGACCTGTGCCCTGAAAATCTACAGTTGTGTGGAAGCAGCCAACCTTGCCTGCAAGCTTGCCTTCAGGGGCCTGAGCCCCGGCAACGAAAGTGGAATCGTAGGAAAGACCAGCCGTGAAAGCATGGACTTCTTATCAAGAATCAGCCACGAGGGAATGGAGGAGACCGACAAGACCATTCTCTCCATCATGTTGGGAAAACAATCGTGA
- the manA gene encoding mannose-6-phosphate isomerase, class I: protein MDVVQIQGHIKAYEWGNTSFIPALLSMPEDGESKAELWFGTHPSGDATVVETGEVLSAFLQNDSLHWFGQEHVDCFSDELPLLLKVLAIEHPLSIQVHPTKAQAEEGWKAEEHLRSRLPKELWNYKDPNRKAEIIYALTPITAMCGFRSLTESAPFLKELVPNAYATHFSYLDEPTEQPDKVLARFFEHLYTMEKSSLSSVVEEYVANLKGRDDLPYSSADGHFLESKGIALSAYELYPCDPGLLSPFLLNVKHLAVGEALYLDPRTLHAYVRGNGIELMSASDNVLRGGLTNKKVDVKELMKILDIKGKDVEKVQSLLGRSGRLHLLTPTEEFHLMVLGPGHYEIDDRRSIELLFMTEGKAVLKSADESRTLSKGSCHVVAAGLRSYSLDVEGKLFIADVPR from the coding sequence ATGGACGTAGTACAGATTCAGGGACATATCAAAGCGTATGAGTGGGGGAACACCTCCTTCATTCCCGCACTGCTTTCCATGCCTGAGGATGGAGAGAGCAAGGCCGAGCTCTGGTTCGGTACTCATCCCAGTGGTGATGCCACGGTTGTGGAAACCGGGGAGGTCCTCTCTGCTTTTCTTCAGAATGACAGCCTGCATTGGTTCGGGCAGGAACATGTGGACTGCTTTTCCGATGAGCTTCCCTTGCTGCTGAAAGTCTTGGCCATCGAGCATCCGCTTTCCATTCAGGTCCATCCGACCAAGGCCCAGGCAGAAGAGGGGTGGAAAGCTGAAGAGCATCTCCGTTCTCGGCTCCCCAAAGAGCTTTGGAACTACAAGGATCCCAACCGCAAGGCTGAGATCATCTATGCTCTTACTCCCATCACCGCCATGTGCGGTTTCAGAAGCCTAACAGAGAGCGCACCTTTCCTGAAAGAGCTTGTTCCCAATGCCTATGCAACCCATTTCTCCTATCTGGATGAGCCGACGGAACAACCGGACAAGGTGCTTGCCCGTTTCTTCGAGCACCTCTACACCATGGAAAAGAGCAGCTTGAGCTCTGTTGTTGAGGAGTATGTTGCAAACCTGAAAGGGCGGGATGATCTTCCTTATTCCAGTGCTGACGGACACTTCCTCGAAAGCAAAGGCATCGCACTCTCCGCCTATGAACTCTATCCCTGTGACCCAGGGCTGCTGAGCCCCTTCCTGCTCAACGTCAAGCATCTTGCAGTAGGGGAGGCTCTGTATCTTGATCCTAGGACCCTCCATGCGTATGTACGCGGCAATGGCATTGAACTGATGAGCGCATCTGACAACGTATTGCGTGGTGGGCTTACCAACAAGAAAGTGGACGTGAAGGAGCTGATGAAGATTCTCGATATCAAGGGCAAGGATGTTGAGAAGGTCCAGAGCTTGCTCGGCCGATCGGGCCGGCTTCACCTGCTTACCCCAACCGAGGAGTTCCATCTGATGGTGCTTGGTCCTGGTCACTACGAGATTGATGATAGGCGAAGCATTGAATTGCTGTTCATGACTGAGGGTAAGGCTGTCCTGAAAAGTGCAGATGAATCACGTACGCTTTCCAAGGGGAGTTGTCATGTGGTTGCTGCCGGGCTGAGGTCCTATAGCTTGGATGTAGAGGGAAAGCTTTTCATTGCAGACGTTCCTCGTTGA
- a CDS encoding Na+/H+ antiporter NhaC family protein codes for MTSFGIWGLIPPVLTITLAFITKDVMVSLFLGIFSGAIIVAGGNPLVAVINLTDMIAGSLNDGWNIRIFLFCALLGGLVGMLSKTGSAHAFGRWAADKLHTSKTSLLMTWFCGLLIFIDDYFNSLAVGTVMRPITDKNKVPRSQLAYILDSTAAPVCILVPISSWVITVMSIVKGSEGFEALGVSEFSFFIRSVPYNLYALLTILMVLVIILTGRNFGPMAKSIAYAKETGNLYNETYGPAPGEVEIDGNANAAKAKPMDMLFPIIVLIVTAVVFFPMTTYLGAIDGETITSVGAAAASMSLGDAFNNTDASMALFYAVIFTLVISYVYYTARKLFTIKGASEAITDGIKSMVPALIILTMAWTIGSVIKSSPEDGGLGLAAFLSDVVVGGGFPIALVPVIAFALSALISFSTGTSWGTFAIMIPIVMPIAVGLAQAKGLGDSALLNAAMISVSAVLGGSVFGDHASPISDTTILSSTGAGCPHLEHVATQMPYAVTAAVCTLVGFIFGGIFLNVFIAWLFTLACFAAAMIILPKVYGK; via the coding sequence ATGACAAGTTTTGGAATTTGGGGACTTATTCCTCCTGTTCTCACCATTACCCTTGCATTCATTACCAAGGACGTAATGGTATCCCTGTTCTTGGGTATTTTCTCCGGTGCAATCATTGTAGCCGGTGGCAATCCCTTGGTTGCAGTCATCAATCTTACCGACATGATTGCAGGTTCCCTCAATGATGGATGGAACATCCGCATCTTCCTCTTCTGTGCCCTGCTTGGCGGCCTGGTGGGTATGCTCAGCAAGACCGGTTCCGCACATGCCTTCGGTCGTTGGGCTGCAGACAAGCTGCACACCTCCAAGACCAGTCTTCTGATGACTTGGTTCTGCGGCCTGCTGATCTTCATCGACGACTACTTCAACAGTCTTGCAGTCGGTACGGTCATGCGCCCCATCACCGACAAGAACAAGGTTCCCCGCAGCCAGCTGGCTTACATTCTCGACTCCACTGCCGCTCCTGTGTGTATTCTCGTTCCCATTTCCAGCTGGGTCATCACCGTCATGTCCATCGTCAAAGGCTCCGAAGGCTTTGAGGCTCTGGGCGTGAGTGAGTTCTCTTTCTTCATTCGCTCGGTTCCCTACAACCTGTATGCACTGCTCACCATCCTGATGGTTCTGGTCATCATTCTGACCGGCAGAAACTTCGGTCCCATGGCAAAAAGCATTGCGTATGCCAAGGAAACCGGCAACCTCTACAACGAAACCTATGGGCCGGCTCCCGGCGAGGTAGAAATTGACGGGAATGCCAATGCTGCCAAGGCAAAGCCGATGGACATGCTCTTCCCGATCATTGTCCTCATCGTAACAGCAGTCGTTTTCTTCCCGATGACCACCTACCTTGGTGCCATCGACGGCGAGACCATCACCAGCGTGGGTGCTGCTGCTGCCTCCATGAGCCTTGGCGATGCCTTCAACAACACTGATGCTTCCATGGCTCTCTTCTATGCAGTGATCTTCACCTTGGTTATCAGTTATGTATATTACACCGCACGCAAGCTCTTCACGATCAAGGGTGCAAGCGAAGCCATCACCGACGGTATCAAGTCGATGGTTCCCGCTCTCATCATCCTGACCATGGCTTGGACCATCGGTTCTGTCATCAAGAGCAGCCCTGAAGATGGCGGTCTCGGTTTGGCAGCTTTCCTCAGTGATGTGGTCGTTGGTGGTGGATTCCCCATCGCCTTGGTTCCCGTCATTGCTTTTGCCCTCTCTGCCCTGATCTCATTCTCCACCGGCACTTCATGGGGAACGTTTGCGATCATGATTCCGATCGTAATGCCAATCGCAGTTGGTCTTGCACAGGCCAAGGGTCTTGGGGATTCAGCCCTGCTCAACGCAGCTATGATCAGCGTCAGTGCAGTGCTCGGCGGCTCGGTCTTCGGTGACCATGCCTCCCCGATCAGCGATACCACCATCCTCTCTTCCACCGGTGCTGGTTGTCCTCACCTTGAACACGTTGCAACCCAGATGCCCTACGCTGTCACTGCAGCTGTCTGTACCTTGGTTGGCTTCATTTTCGGTGGTATTTTCCTCAATGTCTTTATTGCTTGGTTGTTCACTCTTGCTTGCTTTGCAGCAGCAATGATCATCCTTCCGAAGGTGTACGGCAAATAA
- a CDS encoding AMP-binding protein, translating to MQRTIIEMLHAAAKAYGDRAYTNTRMEQGWEACSFAQADLQSDYVAAYLLDHGFKPEQTVGILSEGKGSWVTCELGVIKARMISVPLSIKLTPEEIAFRINHSEAVAFAISANTLGNAIKAMPLFDHPVMFIYLDEQDERLENQIKASDWTQDKDYVPFASMLMDGQQLLEKKPNLVKDTEKKITEQDTINICYTSGTTGNPKGIMLTHVNYWVNSHDAIDLFQLPDAQLETLVVLPVDHSFAHTVGIYTALLRGITLHFVDSRGSNAAIIRNFPKNLVELNPMFMMTVPSITGSFMKKMIQGIHQKGAFIEGIFNRGLEAGILRNGDGFHRGSTWVQIKTWLPFTIANLLVFPKLRKVFGDRMLYCVGGGALLEAKQQRFFAAIGVPVFQGYGLTEAAPIISSNSPIRYKFGTSGMVAGSEVCRIMKDETTEAKVGERGEIVIKGENVMKGYFKNPTASAEVLKDGWLWTGDLGYYDEDGFLVVTGRAKALLIGKDGEKYSPEEVEEVMVNNVAMLNQLMVYNDHQTITTALVTLQEDVVTQLIQEKGCKNEQEALDAIIAELRSYEVHAKAIPSMWIPSRFALIEKPFSEADGLVNSTMKLVRYKTTEFYKDRIATLYESEEANRAANLEVVKHLFFK from the coding sequence ATGCAAAGAACCATCATTGAAATGCTGCATGCTGCTGCGAAAGCCTACGGAGATAGGGCATATACCAATACCAGAATGGAACAGGGCTGGGAAGCTTGCTCATTTGCGCAAGCCGACTTGCAATCTGACTATGTGGCGGCATACCTCTTGGACCATGGATTCAAGCCCGAGCAAACTGTCGGCATCCTCAGCGAAGGAAAGGGTTCGTGGGTGACCTGCGAACTTGGAGTCATCAAGGCAAGGATGATCAGCGTCCCGCTTTCCATCAAACTGACGCCGGAAGAGATAGCTTTCAGAATCAATCACAGTGAGGCAGTTGCCTTTGCGATCAGTGCCAACACACTGGGCAATGCGATCAAGGCCATGCCACTGTTTGACCATCCGGTCATGTTCATCTATTTGGATGAGCAGGATGAGAGGCTTGAGAATCAGATAAAAGCTTCTGATTGGACACAGGACAAGGACTACGTTCCCTTCGCTTCCATGCTGATGGATGGTCAGCAGCTTTTGGAGAAAAAGCCGAATCTGGTCAAGGACACGGAGAAAAAGATTACCGAGCAGGATACGATCAACATCTGTTATACCAGCGGGACAACCGGGAATCCGAAGGGAATCATGCTCACCCATGTGAACTACTGGGTGAATTCCCACGATGCCATCGATCTCTTCCAGCTTCCCGATGCCCAGCTTGAAACGCTTGTTGTCCTCCCTGTTGACCACTCATTTGCCCACACCGTGGGTATCTACACGGCACTGCTGAGGGGAATAACCCTTCATTTTGTTGATTCCAGGGGCTCGAATGCAGCCATTATCCGAAACTTCCCGAAGAACCTGGTTGAGCTCAACCCGATGTTCATGATGACGGTTCCCTCCATCACCGGCAGTTTCATGAAGAAGATGATCCAGGGAATCCATCAGAAAGGTGCTTTCATTGAAGGTATCTTCAACCGTGGTCTGGAAGCAGGAATCCTGCGCAATGGTGATGGCTTTCATAGAGGGAGTACGTGGGTGCAGATCAAGACATGGCTGCCGTTCACCATTGCCAATCTTTTGGTCTTCCCGAAGCTGCGCAAGGTCTTTGGGGATCGCATGCTCTACTGTGTTGGTGGAGGAGCTTTGCTTGAGGCAAAGCAACAGCGGTTCTTTGCAGCCATCGGAGTACCTGTTTTCCAAGGCTATGGCTTGACCGAAGCCGCACCCATCATCAGCAGCAACAGTCCCATCCGCTATAAGTTCGGTACCAGCGGTATGGTTGCCGGCAGTGAAGTGTGCAGGATCATGAAGGATGAAACCACCGAAGCCAAGGTAGGTGAGCGTGGTGAGATCGTCATCAAGGGCGAGAACGTGATGAAGGGCTACTTCAAGAATCCCACAGCTTCTGCGGAAGTGCTGAAGGATGGTTGGCTCTGGACCGGTGATCTGGGGTACTACGATGAGGATGGTTTCCTGGTGGTTACCGGCAGGGCCAAGGCTCTTCTGATCGGAAAGGACGGGGAGAAGTACAGTCCTGAAGAGGTTGAGGAGGTGATGGTCAACAATGTGGCGATGCTCAACCAGCTCATGGTATACAACGACCACCAGACGATTACCACAGCTTTGGTAACCCTTCAGGAGGATGTTGTGACACAGCTCATCCAAGAGAAGGGATGCAAGAACGAACAGGAAGCATTGGATGCCATCATTGCAGAGCTTCGCAGCTACGAAGTCCATGCAAAGGCAATTCCCTCCATGTGGATTCCTTCCCGCTTTGCCCTGATTGAGAAGCCATTCAGCGAAGCTGATGGGCTTGTGAATTCCACCATGAAGCTCGTGCGCTACAAGACAACCGAATTCTACAAGGACAGGATTGCCACGCTGTATGAGAGCGAAGAAGCAAACCGTGCGGCAAACCTTGAGGTGGTCAAGCATCTTTTTTTCAAGTAA
- a CDS encoding GntR family transcriptional regulator, producing MPLKFKHVFAQLQMKIIFGEWPEGYRIPTEMELCEFYGVSRVTIRRALDGLVNQGYITRTRGRGSFVLFKRSVVGLGYPQIVSDSADSLPRGYYKILQKELVEASPTDKLQLGLSDKPEDRQMWHFKSLHLVDGKPSVLSDYYVAPRFGAQLALLGDTTEYSFFELLSKEFGQKCHFVEGKVAAINPNEEICKQLGIDCKMASLWCRGLCVFDDGTVIGRCTKVFNGLMYEFALDSEMDFPLNRHQ from the coding sequence ATGCCATTGAAGTTCAAGCATGTATTTGCCCAGCTACAGATGAAGATCATTTTTGGGGAATGGCCGGAAGGGTATCGAATCCCAACTGAAATGGAACTTTGTGAATTTTATGGGGTGTCCCGGGTGACCATCCGGCGTGCCCTGGATGGTTTGGTAAACCAAGGCTACATCACCCGTACCAGGGGACGAGGGTCTTTCGTCCTGTTCAAACGTTCGGTTGTCGGTCTTGGATATCCTCAGATTGTTTCGGACAGTGCCGATTCGCTTCCCCGTGGATACTATAAGATTCTGCAGAAAGAGCTGGTGGAAGCTTCCCCTACAGACAAACTTCAGCTTGGTTTGAGTGATAAGCCGGAGGACAGGCAGATGTGGCATTTCAAGAGCCTGCATCTTGTGGATGGGAAGCCTTCGGTATTGAGTGATTACTATGTAGCTCCTCGCTTTGGGGCACAGCTGGCATTGCTCGGTGACACCACCGAATACTCCTTCTTTGAATTGCTTTCGAAGGAATTCGGCCAGAAGTGTCATTTTGTGGAGGGCAAGGTTGCTGCCATCAATCCCAATGAGGAGATATGCAAGCAACTGGGCATAGACTGCAAGATGGCAAGCCTTTGGTGCAGGGGCCTGTGTGTATTTGATGATGGGACAGTCATCGGTCGTTGCACGAAGGTGTTCAACGGTTTGATGTATGAGTTTGCCTTGGATTCGGAGATGGATTTCCCGTTGAACAGACATCAATAA
- a CDS encoding ferritin-like domain-containing protein yields MAYSEPYDAIDEKTRDITRAITSLREELEAVDWYNQRVNTTKDAELKGVMAHNRDEEIEHAAMTLEWLRRNMDGWDHELKTYLFSSGSLLEVEESGAAEGSAPSSLSIGNLKK; encoded by the coding sequence ATGGCTTACAGCGAACCGTATGATGCAATAGACGAGAAGACCCGGGATATCACCCGCGCAATCACCAGCCTTCGGGAGGAGCTTGAGGCAGTTGATTGGTACAACCAACGTGTCAATACCACCAAGGATGCCGAACTCAAAGGAGTCATGGCTCATAACCGTGACGAGGAAATTGAGCATGCTGCCATGACCTTGGAGTGGCTGAGAAGAAACATGGACGGATGGGACCATGAGCTGAAGACCTATCTGTTCAGTTCCGGTTCCCTGTTGGAAGTGGAAGAAAGTGGCGCAGCAGAAGGCTCTGCCCCCTCTTCCCTCTCGATCGGAAATCTCAAGAAATAA